One window of the Pseudomonadota bacterium genome contains the following:
- a CDS encoding VOC family protein produces MTSPDPATLSLANDFIPETRQICIVTRDLDAMVRRYADQLGIGPWWVNEYRAPDLFDTSYRGKPAKFSMRLALAWTGALNWEIIQPLEGPSIYKDYLERNQEGVQHVGVLLSDLGMTWDECHANFRSRGFEPIMEGSWKRVRFCYYDTLEASGTTIEVIDRPADFERPAPEYWYPEQS; encoded by the coding sequence ATGACCAGCCCCGATCCCGCGACACTTAGTCTGGCCAATGATTTCATTCCTGAGACGCGGCAAATTTGCATCGTCACGCGCGATTTGGACGCCATGGTGCGGCGCTATGCAGATCAACTCGGCATCGGCCCGTGGTGGGTAAATGAGTACCGCGCGCCGGACCTCTTCGACACCAGCTATCGCGGCAAGCCAGCAAAATTCAGTATGCGTCTGGCCCTGGCTTGGACCGGCGCGCTCAATTGGGAAATCATTCAGCCGCTTGAGGGGCCGAGCATCTATAAGGATTATTTGGAGCGCAACCAAGAAGGCGTGCAGCATGTCGGCGTGTTGCTAAGCGATCTCGGTATGACGTGGGACGAATGCCACGCAAATTTTAGGTCGCGCGGCTTCGAGCCGATCATGGAAGGCAGTTGGAAGCGCGTCCGCTTTTGCTATTACGACACGCTGGAGGCGAGCGGCACCACCATCGAAGTGATCGACCGCCCCGCCGATTTTGAGCGCCCGGCACCGGAATATTGGTATCCCGAGCAGAGCTGA
- a CDS encoding xanthine dehydrogenase family protein molybdopterin-binding subunit gives MAKFGVGQSVKRKEDNDLLRGAGKFQDDLNLPGQTHAHFLRSEHAHAEIGNIDCTAALAMPGVVAIFTGADVEADGLGTVPCNMDAFVPLNRPDGSRAYYPPNYLLPAERVRHVGEAVVMVIAETSSQARDAAEQIAVTYRALPCVVETGRAEAPDAPTLWPEAPGNLSFVWEHGDRDAVDAAFNNAARVVAVDLVNSRVIVNPIETRGALGIFDQASGRYTLHTNTQHPFDTRAIVANILSVEQDAVRILSPALGGGFGMKHMVHPEQPLIAWAARKTGRPVRWMSERGEGMVSDTQARDHVTHAELALDAEANFLGIRVSTTANLGAYVSNLGPVSPTLLYTRMLANAYRTPAIHAEVRGVLTNTVFTDAYRGAGIPESVYVVERLVDKAARETGLGAIEIRRRNIIPSEQMPYTSPMGIEYDCGQFEENMDSCMKFADWFGFNQRRALALERGRLRGIGMALYVESTVGDPNESVSIRFNGDDSVTLTAGTKSSGQGHSTIFAQFLNETLGVPFDKIFYEEGDSDSLPQGGGTGGSRSTYMVGVAVKLGADKIIEKGKRLAAHLLETSVADIRFDDGAFTVAGTDRSIDVMALAAKARVATNLPEGMTPGLDESAQSEISDPTLPNGCHICEVEVDPETGALTLDSYTAVNDFGRVVNPQLLEGQIHGGLAQGLGQAVFENCNYDSESGQLISGSFMDYCMPRADDMPEFYLATNEVLTNQNVFGVKGCGEAGCIPSVPAVVNAVLDALAVRGVEHIDMPLTPERVWRAVQAG, from the coding sequence ATGGCAAAATTCGGTGTCGGACAATCGGTCAAACGCAAAGAAGACAATGATTTGCTGCGCGGCGCGGGCAAATTTCAAGATGACCTCAACCTGCCCGGCCAGACGCACGCACATTTCTTGCGCTCGGAGCATGCCCATGCGGAAATTGGAAACATCGATTGCACCGCAGCTCTGGCGATGCCCGGCGTGGTGGCGATCTTTACTGGCGCCGATGTCGAAGCCGACGGGCTCGGTACCGTGCCATGCAACATGGACGCCTTCGTGCCGTTAAATCGACCCGACGGCAGTCGTGCCTATTATCCGCCCAATTACCTTTTGCCTGCGGAGCGCGTGCGTCACGTCGGTGAGGCGGTGGTGATGGTGATTGCCGAGACGTCGAGCCAAGCACGAGACGCGGCAGAACAAATTGCGGTGACATACCGCGCGCTGCCGTGCGTGGTGGAAACCGGCCGCGCTGAAGCACCAGACGCGCCGACACTGTGGCCTGAGGCGCCTGGCAATTTGTCTTTCGTCTGGGAGCATGGCGACCGCGACGCCGTGGACGCGGCGTTCAACAATGCAGCGCGTGTTGTCGCGGTCGATTTGGTGAATAGCCGCGTGATCGTCAACCCGATCGAGACGCGCGGCGCGCTCGGCATTTTCGATCAAGCCAGTGGGCGCTACACGCTGCACACCAATACCCAGCATCCGTTCGACACGCGTGCCATCGTCGCCAATATTCTCAGCGTTGAGCAAGACGCGGTGCGCATTCTCTCGCCAGCCCTCGGCGGCGGATTCGGCATGAAACATATGGTCCACCCCGAGCAACCGCTGATCGCTTGGGCGGCGCGCAAGACCGGGCGCCCGGTGCGATGGATGAGCGAGCGCGGCGAGGGCATGGTCAGCGACACTCAGGCGCGCGATCACGTCACCCATGCCGAACTGGCGCTCGACGCAGAAGCCAATTTCCTCGGCATTCGCGTCAGCACCACAGCCAATCTCGGCGCCTATGTATCGAATTTGGGACCGGTCAGCCCGACCCTTCTCTACACCCGTATGCTCGCCAATGCCTACCGCACGCCGGCGATCCATGCCGAAGTGCGCGGCGTGTTGACCAACACCGTATTCACCGATGCGTACCGCGGCGCCGGCATTCCGGAAAGCGTCTATGTGGTGGAGCGCTTGGTTGATAAGGCAGCGCGCGAGACCGGCCTCGGCGCAATTGAAATTCGCCGCCGCAACATCATCCCGTCAGAGCAGATGCCTTACACCAGCCCGATGGGCATCGAATATGATTGTGGTCAGTTCGAAGAGAACATGGACAGCTGCATGAAGTTTGCCGATTGGTTCGGCTTTAATCAGCGCCGTGCGCTGGCTCTCGAACGCGGCAGATTGCGCGGCATCGGCATGGCGCTCTATGTCGAATCCACAGTCGGCGATCCGAATGAGAGTGTATCGATCCGCTTCAATGGCGACGACAGTGTCACTCTGACCGCCGGCACCAAATCCTCCGGCCAGGGCCATAGCACGATCTTTGCGCAGTTCCTCAACGAGACCCTCGGTGTGCCGTTCGACAAGATTTTCTACGAAGAGGGCGACAGCGATAGTCTGCCGCAAGGCGGTGGAACCGGCGGATCGCGCTCAACCTATATGGTCGGTGTGGCGGTCAAGCTTGGCGCTGACAAGATCATCGAGAAGGGCAAACGGCTCGCCGCCCATCTACTCGAAACATCGGTGGCGGATATCCGCTTCGACGACGGTGCATTTACCGTCGCCGGGACCGACCGCTCAATCGACGTGATGGCGCTTGCCGCGAAGGCCCGCGTTGCCACCAACTTGCCCGAAGGCATGACGCCGGGGCTGGACGAGAGCGCGCAATCGGAGATTTCCGATCCGACCTTGCCCAACGGCTGTCATATTTGCGAAGTAGAAGTGGACCCCGAAACCGGTGCGCTGACGCTTGATAGCTACACCGCGGTCAATGATTTCGGCCGCGTCGTCAATCCGCAGTTGCTGGAAGGCCAGATTCATGGCGGCCTCGCTCAGGGATTGGGCCAGGCGGTGTTCGAAAACTGCAATTATGATTCCGAGAGCGGCCAATTGATCAGCGGTTCGTTCATGGATTATTGCATGCCGCGCGCCGACGACATGCCGGAGTTCTACCTCGCCACCAATGAGGTGCTCACCAACCAAAATGTATTCGGCGTCAAAGGCTGCGGCGAAGCCGGTTGCATTCCGTCGGTGCCAGCGGTGGTCAATGCGGTGTTGGACGCCCTGGCCGTGCGCGGCGTCGAGCATATCGACATGCCGCTCACGCCGGAGCGCGTTTGGCGCGCCGTGCAGGCCGGTTGA
- a CDS encoding NAD(P)/FAD-dependent oxidoreductase produces MHIDYDVIVIGSGLGGLTAGALFARAGHRVLILERNAEFGGAATTYQHGSLTIEASLHETTDPHNPRDWKSRAFRALGILDDLEFVPVGDFYQVRGRLFDPPFSLPHGFDAVEKALAARFPSHRKAFRRLFERMEAVQNATALVGEQHDSLWWFLHAPMLPLKLWPLLRGMRQSVSDVFTELFGDDELPKIALAANLAYHADDPDKLWWILYAVLWGEFLASGGTYIRGGSGTLSRRLVGVVEEEGGAAQSGRTVTDILLDEDGHAVGVAHAASDGSDRQEERAPVLFGNAAPAVLADALPPEARERFSRQYEGRKQSISLFTVSLGLNRRPSELGFTHYSTMLIPDWLESLSDYSRSAILLADPPAERMPVMSVVDYSAVDSGLNPQGPYLVSVVGVDRVANWEGLDEQAYQSKRDTWLAAIIAEINRTFPGFADAVVQREMATALTMRRYLNTPEGAVYGFAAEPPSGRRTARTEKAVETNVPGLWLASAYGGFGGFTGAMMTGWQAAQAALRASR; encoded by the coding sequence ATGCACATTGATTACGACGTAATCGTGATCGGATCGGGTTTGGGCGGATTGACCGCTGGAGCCCTGTTCGCGAGGGCCGGTCACCGGGTATTGATCCTGGAGCGCAACGCGGAATTCGGCGGGGCGGCGACAACCTATCAGCATGGGTCGTTGACCATTGAAGCCTCGCTGCATGAAACGACCGACCCGCATAATCCGCGCGATTGGAAGTCACGCGCCTTTCGAGCGCTCGGCATCCTCGATGATCTCGAGTTCGTACCCGTTGGTGATTTCTACCAGGTCCGTGGCCGTCTCTTCGACCCGCCGTTCTCTCTGCCGCACGGATTCGATGCGGTAGAGAAGGCGCTGGCCGCACGCTTTCCCAGCCATCGCAAGGCCTTCCGGCGCCTCTTCGAGCGCATGGAAGCGGTCCAGAACGCCACGGCACTGGTGGGCGAGCAGCATGACAGTCTGTGGTGGTTCCTGCATGCGCCCATGCTGCCGTTGAAACTCTGGCCATTATTACGGGGCATGCGGCAGAGCGTGTCCGACGTGTTTACGGAGCTGTTCGGCGACGACGAGTTGCCGAAGATTGCCCTCGCCGCAAATCTGGCGTACCACGCGGACGATCCCGATAAGCTGTGGTGGATCCTGTACGCGGTCCTATGGGGGGAATTCCTTGCCAGTGGCGGGACCTACATCCGGGGCGGCTCGGGAACGCTCAGCCGCCGGCTCGTTGGTGTCGTCGAGGAAGAAGGGGGTGCGGCGCAGTCTGGCCGTACCGTGACCGATATCCTTCTGGACGAAGATGGCCATGCGGTCGGTGTCGCGCATGCGGCATCTGACGGCAGCGATCGCCAAGAGGAACGGGCGCCTGTCCTGTTCGGCAACGCCGCGCCCGCGGTATTGGCGGACGCTCTTCCCCCGGAAGCACGGGAGAGGTTCTCGCGGCAATATGAGGGGCGGAAACAATCGATCTCCCTGTTTACCGTGTCTCTGGGGCTGAACCGGCGCCCCAGCGAGTTGGGGTTCACGCATTACTCCACCATGCTGATTCCCGATTGGCTGGAGTCACTTTCGGATTATTCACGCAGCGCGATATTGCTTGCCGACCCGCCCGCCGAGCGCATGCCGGTCATGAGCGTTGTTGACTACAGCGCTGTCGACAGCGGTCTGAACCCGCAAGGCCCATACCTGGTTTCCGTCGTCGGCGTCGATCGCGTGGCGAACTGGGAGGGGCTCGACGAACAGGCTTACCAGTCCAAACGAGATACTTGGCTTGCCGCGATCATCGCCGAGATCAATCGGACATTCCCCGGATTCGCCGACGCCGTGGTGCAGCGGGAAATGGCGACTGCGCTCACCATGCGGCGCTACCTCAATACGCCCGAAGGTGCTGTTTATGGATTTGCGGCAGAGCCGCCTTCTGGCAGGCGAACAGCGCGCACCGAGAAAGCGGTGGAAACGAACGTTCCCGGGTTGTGGTTGGCATCGGCTTATGGCGGTTTCGGCGGCTTTACCGGCGCAATGATGACGGGTTGGCAGGCGGCGCAGGCGGCATTAAGGGCGAGCCGATAG
- a CDS encoding enoyl-CoA hydratase → MATQKADLTEAAEAVLLRRDQGGITTLTLNRPKSGNSLSHELVHALQAAWDEIDGDASVRVVVLAASGRLFCTGHDLNESIDAMADPPVKLAGNRACSRMMQSMLKLSKPIIAKVHGVATAAGCQLMATCDLAVASTEARFATPGVNIGLWCLSPQVALSRTIAPKHAMQMLLTGKLHDAETALRFGLINEAVAPDQLDARVDELAAEIASKSPHSLAMGKRSFYRQLTMPLDEAYEYVDEVIVRAIQSEDAKEGISAFLEKRKPEWTGR, encoded by the coding sequence ATGGCGACGCAAAAAGCGGATCTAACTGAGGCGGCGGAAGCGGTTCTCCTGCGCAGGGACCAGGGCGGCATCACCACGCTGACCTTGAACCGGCCAAAATCCGGCAACAGCCTGTCACATGAATTGGTGCACGCGTTGCAGGCGGCATGGGACGAAATCGATGGCGACGCGAGCGTGCGCGTCGTTGTCCTGGCCGCCTCGGGCCGTTTGTTTTGCACTGGCCACGACCTCAATGAATCGATCGACGCCATGGCAGACCCGCCGGTAAAGCTGGCGGGCAACCGCGCCTGCTCGCGCATGATGCAAAGCATGCTCAAGCTTTCCAAACCGATCATCGCCAAGGTGCACGGCGTGGCGACGGCGGCGGGATGTCAGCTCATGGCGACCTGCGATCTTGCTGTTGCTTCAACCGAAGCGCGTTTCGCCACACCGGGCGTAAACATCGGCCTCTGGTGTCTGTCGCCGCAAGTGGCATTGAGCCGCACCATCGCGCCCAAGCACGCCATGCAGATGCTGCTGACCGGCAAGCTGCACGACGCCGAAACCGCGCTCCGCTTTGGCCTTATCAACGAGGCAGTGGCGCCCGATCAGTTGGACGCGCGGGTCGATGAATTGGCGGCAGAAATCGCCAGCAAATCACCGCATTCCCTCGCCATGGGCAAGCGCTCCTTCTACCGCCAGCTCACCATGCCGCTCGACGAAGCCTATGAGTATGTCGACGAAGTTATCGTCCGCGCCATTCAATCGGAAGACGCGAAAGAGGGAATTTCCGCCTTCCTAGAAAAGCGCAAACCGGAATGGACGGGCCGCTAG
- a CDS encoding STAS/SEC14 domain-containing protein has product MLTVTKPTPNRIDIELSGTLDSETMRVALDDLTAKSEDITNGRMLYTITELSIPTLGAIGVEFSRLPKLFGLLGKFDRCAVLSDASWLRTAAEIEGALFPGVEIKSFTLQEAEDAEAWLAAS; this is encoded by the coding sequence ATGCTGACAGTTACCAAACCGACGCCGAACCGCATCGATATCGAGCTCAGCGGAACGTTGGACTCAGAGACGATGCGCGTTGCTCTCGACGATTTGACCGCGAAGTCCGAGGACATAACCAACGGGCGGATGCTCTACACGATCACCGAGCTTTCCATACCGACCCTCGGGGCCATCGGCGTCGAGTTCTCGCGCCTTCCGAAGCTATTCGGACTGCTCGGTAAATTTGATCGTTGCGCAGTCCTCAGCGATGCAAGCTGGCTCCGAACCGCTGCCGAGATCGAGGGCGCACTGTTCCCCGGCGTTGAGATCAAGAGTTTTACACTCCAAGAGGCTGAAGACGCGGAGGCGTGGCTCGCCGCAAGCTGA
- a CDS encoding N-acyl homoserine lactonase family protein encodes MHDALLPHAKAVHFGRPFSMPPITSEKPIAAVHVISTGSAEQHKEHRYGSKLPRIWWALASRSWVEVPINVYVIEHRDGLVLFDAGLDPAIASDPNYVTQAIGRFFLRKVFRIHIGPDDALSKKLEGLGHAPADVRRVVVSHLHFDHIGCIKEVSQAELLVSREEWKRLSRPHPERDWILREHVELPGANWQPIDFVPTEDALIAPFGACYDVMGDGSMVLLPTPGHTPGSLSMLVRSDGFPPLLLVGDLTYEVDLLMRDQVPGVGDKTQLRSSFAKVRALKKQLPDLVILASHDPAAEGALRSASSLMQIEGAEGHAH; translated from the coding sequence TTGCATGATGCGCTCCTGCCTCATGCCAAAGCCGTGCATTTTGGGAGGCCTTTCTCGATGCCACCAATAACTTCCGAGAAGCCCATTGCAGCCGTTCATGTAATTTCTACCGGTTCAGCCGAACAGCATAAGGAGCACCGCTACGGCAGCAAGCTTCCACGAATATGGTGGGCATTGGCGTCACGGAGCTGGGTAGAAGTTCCGATCAATGTTTACGTGATTGAGCATCGCGATGGCCTCGTGTTGTTCGATGCCGGTCTAGATCCAGCGATAGCGTCGGATCCAAACTATGTGACTCAGGCGATCGGCCGATTTTTCCTGCGCAAGGTCTTTCGCATTCACATCGGGCCGGATGACGCGCTAAGCAAAAAGCTTGAAGGACTGGGGCACGCCCCCGCCGACGTCCGCAGGGTCGTCGTCTCCCACCTACACTTCGATCATATTGGCTGTATCAAGGAGGTCTCCCAGGCCGAATTGCTCGTAAGTCGTGAAGAGTGGAAACGGTTATCCAGGCCGCATCCCGAACGGGATTGGATATTGCGCGAGCACGTCGAATTGCCGGGCGCCAACTGGCAGCCGATAGACTTTGTCCCGACCGAGGATGCGTTGATTGCACCCTTCGGAGCTTGTTACGACGTGATGGGGGATGGCTCGATGGTGTTGCTGCCTACCCCCGGCCACACACCGGGGTCCCTATCCATGCTGGTGCGATCGGATGGGTTTCCGCCGCTGCTGCTTGTGGGAGACCTCACCTATGAAGTCGATTTGTTGATGAGAGACCAGGTCCCCGGGGTCGGCGACAAAACTCAGCTGCGGTCGTCCTTCGCCAAAGTTCGTGCCCTAAAAAAGCAATTGCCAGACCTTGTCATCTTGGCAAGCCACGACCCCGCGGCTGAGGGAGCGTTGAGATCAGCATCAAGCTTAATGCAAATCGAGGGAGCTGAAGGTCATGCACATTGA
- a CDS encoding cation:proton antiporter, with the protein MSPSSSLIGELIAGVSLSAVGTRFPDTFPSLSGLNGNQIFNTITDLGMFFLMLFVGVEIQPHRVFGRSATSLAVAFGGMVLPRALGVELGRIFLPESPLRIEQCLFIDIALAITAVPATV; encoded by the coding sequence CTGTCGCCATCATCTTCCCTCATCGGCGAACTGATCGCCGGCGTCTCGCTCAGCGCCGTCGGTACCAGATTCCCCGATACCTTTCCCTCCCTCTCCGGTCTCAACGGCAACCAGATATTCAATACCATCACCGATCTCGGCATGTTTTTTCTCATGTTGTTTGTCGGCGTGGAGATACAACCGCACAGGGTATTCGGGCGCTCAGCAACGTCGCTGGCGGTCGCGTTCGGCGGCATGGTGCTCCCGCGCGCACTCGGCGTGGAGCTGGGACGGATCTTTCTGCCGGAGTCACCGCTACGCATCGAGCAATGTCTTTTCATCGACATTGCATTGGCGATAACCGCAGTCCCGGCGACAGTGTGA
- a CDS encoding pyruvate carboxylase, producing the protein MSARPQRKITKILVANRSEIAIRVMRAATELGIRTVAIYSQEDRFALHRFKADESYLVGAGKGPVEAYLSIEDVLRIACDAKVDAIHPGYGLLSENPDFADACAAANILFIGPTPDAMRLLGNKVSARALAERAGAPVMPATGPLPHDLAGAQALAAEVGYPLMLKASWGGGGRGMRVIEDEAALAEGLDAARREAAAAFGNDEVYLEKLVRRARHVEVQIFGDSHGNIVHLHERDCTMQRRNQKVVERAPAPYLDAEQRAGLHSAAVRIGHAAEYSNAGTVEFLMDVDTGAFYFIEVNPRIQVEHTVTEVVTGIDLVKAQIRITQGAKIGTPESGMPVQEEIRVNGNAIQCRVTTEDPENNFIPDYGRLTAYRGATGFGIRLDGGTAYSGAVITPFYDSLLEKVTAWAPTPDEAIARMDRALREFRIRGVRTNLMFLETLLSHPKFRGGDYTTRFIDETPELFHFAKRRDRATRLLRFIGEVIVNGNPEVAGRPVGPQARLPVKPAGPGAGGGEIQPGSRQRLAELGPAGFATWMRAQDQVLITDTSLRDAHQSLLATRMRSYDLLAAAPAYARLLPDLLSVECWGGATFDVAMRFLKEDPWQRLSAFREAMPNLLLQMLLRSSNGVGYTNYPDNVVRYFVQQAAEGGIDLFRVFDSLNWVENMRVAMDAVIESGKLCEAAICYTGDISDPARSKYDLAYYLSMARELEAAGAHIIAVKDMAGLCKPAAATILIKALKQETDLPIHFHTHDTSGIAAASVIAAVEAGVDAVDLAMDALSGLTSQPSFGSVNSALEHTPRATGLDQGAVRELSHYWEQVRRGYYAFESDIRAGTSDVYIHAMPGGQYTNLREQARGLGVADERWPEVAAAYAEVNEMFGDIVKVTPSSKVVGDMALFMVTSGLTPKDVQNPERDIAFPESVVSFFAGELGQPYGGFPEALQKKVLKGRAPLTVRPGSVLADADLSALRAEAEHKVGRHIRDTEFASYLMYPTVFADYAAHRRRFGDLSVLPTQTFFYGMTPGDEVTLDIGRGRQFIIRFLALAEADDKGRRTVFFELNGQPRTVQVEDLSAGATHEALPKAEEGNTAHVAAPMPGMVVKVFHSAGEKVAKGDVLFAIEAMKMETAVHAERAGIVQRIVTQAGVTVEAKDLMMELADES; encoded by the coding sequence ATGTCCGCTCGTCCGCAGCGAAAAATTACCAAGATTCTCGTCGCCAACCGCAGTGAAATCGCCATCCGGGTCATGCGCGCGGCGACCGAACTGGGCATCCGCACCGTCGCCATCTATTCGCAGGAGGACCGCTTCGCCCTGCATCGTTTCAAGGCGGATGAAAGCTATTTGGTCGGTGCGGGCAAGGGGCCGGTCGAAGCTTATTTAAGCATCGAGGATGTGCTGCGCATCGCCTGTGACGCTAAAGTTGATGCCATCCATCCGGGCTATGGTCTGCTATCAGAAAACCCGGATTTCGCCGACGCCTGCGCGGCGGCAAATATTCTCTTCATCGGGCCGACGCCGGATGCCATGCGTTTGCTCGGCAACAAGGTCTCGGCGCGGGCCCTCGCTGAGCGTGCCGGCGCGCCGGTCATGCCGGCGACCGGGCCGCTGCCGCACGATCTCGCCGGCGCCCAGGCGTTGGCGGCTGAGGTCGGTTATCCCCTCATGTTGAAGGCCAGTTGGGGCGGCGGCGGGCGCGGTATGCGAGTGATCGAGGACGAAGCCGCGCTGGCCGAGGGGCTCGACGCAGCGCGGCGCGAAGCCGCTGCGGCGTTTGGCAATGATGAGGTCTATCTCGAAAAACTGGTGCGCCGCGCGCGCCATGTCGAGGTGCAGATTTTCGGTGATAGCCACGGCAATATCGTGCATTTGCATGAGCGTGATTGCACCATGCAGCGGCGCAACCAAAAGGTGGTTGAGCGCGCACCGGCACCCTATCTCGATGCTGAGCAGCGCGCCGGTCTGCACAGCGCTGCCGTGCGTATTGGCCATGCGGCGGAGTACAGCAATGCCGGCACCGTCGAATTCCTCATGGATGTCGACACCGGCGCGTTTTATTTCATCGAGGTCAATCCGCGTATTCAGGTCGAGCACACGGTCACCGAAGTGGTAACCGGAATCGATCTGGTGAAGGCCCAGATCCGCATCACCCAGGGCGCGAAAATCGGCACGCCCGAAAGCGGCATGCCCGTGCAGGAAGAAATCCGCGTAAACGGCAATGCCATCCAATGCCGGGTGACGACGGAAGATCCGGAGAATAATTTCATTCCGGATTACGGTCGCCTGACCGCCTATCGCGGCGCCACCGGCTTCGGTATCCGGCTCGACGGCGGCACCGCCTATTCGGGCGCAGTGATCACCCCGTTTTACGATTCTCTGTTGGAGAAAGTAACCGCTTGGGCGCCGACTCCCGACGAAGCGATTGCGCGCATGGACCGGGCGCTGCGGGAGTTCCGCATCCGCGGCGTGCGCACCAATTTGATGTTTCTCGAAACCCTCCTCAGCCATCCCAAATTCCGCGGTGGCGATTACACCACCCGCTTTATTGACGAGACGCCGGAGCTATTCCATTTTGCCAAGCGGCGCGACCGTGCGACGCGGCTGTTACGCTTCATCGGCGAAGTGATCGTGAATGGCAATCCAGAGGTCGCGGGCCGCCCTGTCGGCCCGCAGGCCAGGCTGCCGGTTAAGCCCGCTGGTCCAGGTGCCGGTGGCGGTGAGATACAGCCCGGATCACGCCAGCGCTTGGCCGAACTGGGGCCCGCCGGTTTTGCCACTTGGATGCGTGCTCAGGATCAAGTTTTGATCACCGACACCAGCCTCCGCGATGCCCATCAATCGCTCTTGGCAACTCGTATGCGGAGCTATGATCTGCTGGCGGCGGCACCGGCTTATGCCCGCCTTCTTCCTGATCTGTTGTCGGTCGAATGCTGGGGCGGCGCCACCTTCGACGTGGCGATGCGCTTCCTCAAGGAAGACCCGTGGCAGCGCCTGAGTGCGTTCCGCGAGGCGATGCCCAATCTCCTTCTGCAAATGCTGCTGAGGTCTTCCAACGGCGTCGGCTACACCAACTATCCCGATAATGTTGTGCGCTATTTTGTGCAGCAGGCGGCCGAAGGCGGGATCGATCTGTTCCGGGTTTTCGATTCCCTAAATTGGGTGGAAAACATGCGCGTCGCCATGGATGCGGTGATTGAATCCGGAAAACTATGCGAAGCGGCAATTTGTTACACCGGCGACATTTCTGACCCGGCCCGCTCTAAATACGATCTCGCCTATTATCTCAGCATGGCACGCGAGCTTGAAGCGGCGGGCGCGCACATCATCGCGGTCAAGGATATGGCCGGCCTGTGCAAACCGGCAGCGGCGACCATCCTGATCAAGGCACTCAAACAAGAGACCGACCTGCCGATTCATTTTCATACGCATGACACCAGCGGCATCGCCGCCGCCAGCGTAATCGCCGCGGTCGAAGCCGGCGTTGACGCGGTGGATTTGGCGATGGACGCGCTCTCCGGCTTGACCTCGCAACCGAGCTTCGGCTCGGTCAATTCGGCGCTGGAGCACACGCCGCGCGCCACTGGCCTCGATCAAGGCGCGGTGCGTGAGTTATCGCATTATTGGGAGCAGGTGCGGCGCGGCTATTACGCCTTCGAAAGCGATATTCGCGCCGGCACTTCAGACGTTTACATCCACGCCATGCCGGGCGGGCAGTACACCAATCTCCGGGAGCAGGCGCGTGGGCTCGGCGTTGCCGATGAACGCTGGCCGGAAGTAGCGGCGGCCTATGCCGAGGTCAATGAGATGTTCGGCGATATCGTCAAAGTGACGCCGAGTTCCAAGGTCGTGGGCGATATGGCGCTCTTTATGGTGACCAGCGGCCTGACGCCCAAAGACGTGCAAAATCCGGAGCGTGATATCGCCTTTCCGGAATCGGTGGTGTCGTTTTTCGCCGGCGAATTGGGCCAACCTTACGGTGGCTTCCCGGAGGCATTGCAGAAGAAGGTGCTGAAAGGCCGCGCGCCGTTGACGGTGCGTCCCGGCTCTGTGTTGGCCGATGCGGACCTGTCGGCGCTCCGTGCAGAGGCGGAGCATAAGGTCGGCCGGCATATCCGCGATACCGAATTCGCCTCTTACCTGATGTATCCCACGGTATTTGCCGACTATGCCGCGCACCGCCGGCGCTTTGGCGATCTCAGCGTGCTGCCGACCCAAACTTTCTTCTACGGCATGACGCCGGGCGATGAAGTCACGCTCGATATTGGGCGCGGCCGGCAGTTTATCATCCGCTTTCTGGCTCTTGCGGAGGCCGACGACAAAGGCCGACGCACGGTATTTTTCGAACTCAACGGTCAGCCGCGTACGGTTCAAGTGGAAGATCTAAGCGCCGGCGCAACCCATGAAGCGCTGCCCAAAGCGGAAGAGGGCAATACGGCGCATGTCGCGGCGCCGATGCCGGGCATGGTGGTCAAGGTGTTCCATAGCGCGGGCGAGAAGGTGGCGAAGGGCGACGTGCTGTTTGCCATCGAGGCGATGAAGATGGAGACCGCGGTGCACGCCGAGCGCGCCGGCATCGTGCAGCGTATAGTCACGCAAGCCGGGGTGACGGTCGAGGCCAAAGACCTGATGATGGAATTGGCCGACGAATCTTAA